The genome window CCAAGTGCCCGCACTTTTATTTCGATCTGCGCAAGGAGCGCAAAAACCTGGCCGACAAGACCACCGCCTACACCCCGGCGGTATCGCTCGTCATCGGCCTCCGAGAAGTCTTGAAGAACCTGAAAGAAGAAGGCATGGACAACGTGCACAAGCGGCACAACCGTCTGGCCCGCGCCACCCGCGCCGCCGTCCAAGCACTGGGAATGACGTTGGTCGCGCCGGATGCCCCGGCGGACAGCGCCACCGGTATGTTCGTCCCGGAAGGTGTGGACGGCGCAAAACTGGTCAAAACCCTGCGCGATGAATTCGGTGTCACCCTCGCCGGCGGTCAGGACCAGTGGAAAGGCAAAGTGGTCCGCATCGCCCACCTGGGTTACGTGGACACCTTCGACACCGTCGTGGCGATTGCCGCACTCGAGATGGCGCTCAAGAAATTCGGCGCCAAGGTCGAACTGGGCAAAGGCGTGGCCGCCGCTCAGGAAATTCTTCTCGAAGCGTATTGCAGCTGAAACATTGAACGGTTTCCGGACCGCACGTTGCGGTCCGGAATTCATTCCGGCGCTTCCGCACCGGCTAATCGCATGAATCCTTCTCTGGAAAATCCAGGCATTTTCCCCGGAGTTTGAATTATGAAAATTCTTGTCAGTGACAACCTCTCTTCACTCGGGGTTGATATTCTTAAAAAAGAGGACGGCTTTGAAGTGGATGTCAACACCGGGCTGTCCAAGGAAGAACTCATCAAAATCATTCCGCAATACGAAGGCCTTGTGGTGCGGAGTGCCACCAAGGTCACAGCGGATGTCATCGAAGCCGCGAACAACCTGCGGGTGATCGGACGCGCCGGCGTCGGCGTGGACAACATCGATCTCGAAGCCGCCGGCAAAAAAGGCATCATCGTCATGAACGCTCCCGACGGCAACATGATCACCACCGCCGAGCACGCCATGGCATTGATGATGAGCATGTCCCGCAACATTCCGCAGGCGGCAACCACTCTCAAGCAGGAAAAAAAGTGGGCTCCCAAAAACTTCATGGGCGTTGAGCTGTACGGCAAAACGCTGGGCATCGTCGGCATGGGCCGCATCGGTTCCGTCGTCGCCGAGCGGGCCAAGGGCTTTGCCATGAAGGTCATCGCCTATGATCCGTTCGTCAACAAGGAGCATGCGGAAAAGCTGGGTGTCGAGCTGGTCGAACTCAAGGAGCTGCTGAAGCGCTCCGATTTCATGAGCCTGCACACGCCCAAAATCGACGGCAAGCATCTGCTGGGCAAGGAGGAGTTCGATCTCGTCAAACCGGGCATCCGCATTGTCAACTGCGCGCGCGGTGGATTGATCGACGAGGACGCGCTGATCCAGGCAATCAAGGACGGTAAGGTGGCGCAGGCTGCGCTGGACGTGTATTCGAAGGAACCGCTGCCGCAGGACAGTCCGTTGCTCGAAGTAAACGAAATCATCTGCACGCCGCATCTCGGTGCCTCCACGGAAGAAGCGCAGGACAAGGTTGCCATTGCCATCTGCGATCAGATCATCGACTACCTGAAGTACGGCAGCATCCGCAACGCGGTCAACGTGCCTTCGATCGATGAAGAGACGCTGAAGAAGATCAAACCATTTCTGGAGTTGGGCGAAGATCTGGGGCAGATCGTGGCCCAGCTCGTTTCCGGCGCCATCACGCAGATCAAAATCCAGTACAACGGCGAAGTCGCCGGGCTGGACGTGGCGCCGATCAGCATCTCCGTACTCAAGGGTATGCTGGCGAAAGCCATCGACGGCGTCAACATGGTCAATGCGCCGTTCATCGCCAAGGAGCGGAACATCGAAGTGCAGGAAATGAAAACCAACGAGATCAAGGACTACACCAGCACCATTCAGGTGCAGGCGACGACCAAAGAAGGCACGCGGGAAATCACCGGCAGCATTTTCGGCAAGGGCGACCCGCGCCTCGTCAAGATCGACGAGTACTACTTCGAGGCGGTGATCTCCAAACACATGCTGATCCTGAGCAACAAGGATGTTCCCGGTGTCATCGGCAACCTCGGCAACGTGCTCGGCAAACACAACCTCAACATCGCCGGATTCCACCTGGGGCGCATCAACGAACACGGCAACGCCGTGTCCGTGATCAATATCGACTCACCCCCGACCAGCGAAGCCCTGCGTGAGCTGCGGGAAACCTCGAGCGTGTTGGAAGTGCATTCGGTCGTGATCTAAAACGGCGGAAACGCAAAAACCCGAATCCGTTGAATCGGATTCGGGTTTTTTTTATGGTCGCGGCAACCGCGATCTGCGACGCCTCTTATTCTTTTTCTGCGGGCGGCTCATCTTTCGGCGGTGCAGACTCTTCCTTTTTGGCCGGCGGTTCGTACTTCTGGCCATAAACACCGGCGATCACCTTCAGGATCTCCTCATCTCCCATGATGTTGTACACCGCGTTGGCGGACTTGAAATGGGGGCTGGTGAACAGGCTGAAAACCTTTTTGCTCGAATAGCCCAGCATCATGAACTCATGGGCGTAGTTTTCCGCAACCAGGCGCAGGGTTTTCTCATCCGCATCCTCATCCCCGGTGGGAGGGCCGTCGTCCGGGTTGACGTCGTCCTTGATTTCATAAACATAAATCAGATGCCAGCCGAATTCCGTTTTCACCGGGCCGACGATGTCGCCCTCTTCAGCACTGAAAGCGGCCACTTCGAACGGCCGCACCATGGCGCCCTTGCCGAACCAACCCAGATCGCCACCCCGTTTTTTGGACGGGCACTGGCTGTGTTCTTCCGCCAGCTTCACGAACTCCTCACCTTCGTCGATCCGTTTTTTCAGATCCTCGGCCTCTTCCTTCGTGGCCACCAGGATATGCCGCGCCTGCACTTTTTTGACTTTCTTTTCCTTGGCACTCATATCGATATCACCCTTCGATGCGATGTATGCATTCATTGCGGTGACCGCGTGGTCCCGGCCCGCCGCAGATGGTTCCGTTGCAGTGTTGCCGCTCTGCAACAGGAAAATTCAGTTCACAGTCTCAATTCAATTTCAACGCGCAACATTTCTTGTATTTTTTCCCGGACCCGCAAGGACACAGGTCGTTGCGCAAGGGCTTGTGCGCCTGAATCTTCAGATCCGGTGCGTTTTTCATCAGCTCCTCCCCGATTTGCTTCGTCTCCTTGTAGCGGTCTTTCAGGATTTCATGAAGATTGGGAATGAACTGGTGAAACTGGAGCAGCATGTCCGCCTGCTTGGCATCCAGCTTGGCGTCCTCCTCTTCCCGTCGCGTTTCATTGAAGTAATACGTATAGGTAAAAAGAGGCGGGACCTTTTCATCGTCCTGTTCAAATTTAAAAAATGTCAGGCGGATGCTTTTATTGTCATTCCTCGGGTCGAGCTCGTAAGCATCTTCCGCGAAGTGTTTCTGATCTTTGTAGGAAAAATCGAGCAGTTTGCTGGTGCGCGGAGACACTTCCATGTAGTTGACGAACTGGCCGGGCTCGAACACCAGGTAAGACAACGGCTTCTTTTCCCCATAGGCCTTGGCCTCCATGTAACGCTGCTTGAAATGGAGAATCATTTCATCCGTCAACTCGCCCTTGAACTCTTCCAGAATTTTTTTCTGCTTTTCGGTCAAGGCCGGGTGGTTCGGCAACAGCGCCGTCCCCTTGTTGAAATGGACAATGAAGGAGAAGCGATTTTCCTCATTTTCCTTGTCGTTCAACGAGATGGTGACGTGGTCGCAATCGCAAAAAGGGTTCGTGCAGTAATAGTCTTCCAGGACATAGAGATTCCGGAAGTCCTCCACTTCAAACCGAAAGGTGAGAACCGCGTTCGTACTTTCCTGATAATTTATGACGTTGTAACCTTCGATGACCGGCCTCCTGTCACTTCTTATCGTTGTCGGTTATGTCCCGGACCGCACGCAAGGAATCCTTGCAGGGGTCGTCCCGGTTGTTGACGTTGGCGTGCCCGTAGCGGTAATAAAAAATCACCGCCCCGTTGTGCGGTTTGAGCGTTGAGGTCCAACTGGAGTGGCCGCCGCCCGGAGAAAACACGGGATCGATGAAAATATCAAAGCGATCCCGGTCGCGGATCGACACGTCTTCATCGAACAGGCTTTCCGCCTCCTGATGCGTGGGCATGCGCCAGTCGTTGTACCCCGCAAACTTTTTATCGTTCAATTTCCGGAGGTACTGTTCAGCCTGAAACCAGTCATGAAACTGGCTTTCATCCTGAAAGGCATCCGTTTGTTTCCACATCAAATTGTATTCGGCATCGATGACGGTGCCATCGCCGTTGTCCTTAAAACGCTTACCCATTTTTACGTTTCGTCTCCTCGCTAAAAACAGGTTGGATCCATTCGGTTTTCATCAGACGCCGGACTTCGGGATATCCCGGCAATACCGCGTGGCGCCCCGGGAAGTCCTGTACACGTCGTCGTACATGATGCCTCCCTTGCGGAAATTGAAACGCACAGCCTGCGTCTTGGTCCGGGTTTCCTTGGTCCAGCACAGAAAACCGAACCCTTTTGGAAACAGGTTCATCAGACAGGCCTTTTGTCCCATGTGGTCCTGGTTTTCCTGGGTCTTGTCGAACAGGCTGCGTGCTTCTTCCGTGGACGGCATGCGCCAGTCCTTGTAACCGGCAAAACTTTTCTTATTCAATTCCAGAGCGTAATCCCGCGACTGCACCCAGTTCAGCCAGTTTCCCGTCAACTGCCAACTGTCCTGCTTCAACCAGATCAACCGGCGCTTCATATCGATGATGGTATTCTCATCGTTGTCTATGAACCGCTGGCCCTGCGGGTTCTCCGTGGGGACCGCCGTTGCTTCGCTCATGCACCAACGCTCTTTCTATTTTAAATCGCGAACCGCACGCGCTCCGTGGCTGCGCAATCCCTTTTTATGAAACTTGTAATCGCCACTGAAATAATTGAATCGGATGGCGACGCTCGGGTCCGTCTTGTGCAGGGTTTTGGTCCAGCTCGTCTGGCCCGCACCCGGCGAGAAAATGGACGGAATGTAGATGACGTCTCCGTAGGTGTCCGTCACCGGATTGGCCGGGTCGTGAATGCTCTGCGCTTCCTTGCGGGTCGGCAAACGCCAATCGGTGCGTTTCGCGAATTCGTCCTGGTTCAATACCGACACCCAGGTCTTGGCTTCATCCCAACTGACCCACTTATCCATTTCCAGATACGAATCGTCCTTCTTCCACATCAGCCCCATTTCGAGATCGCTGATGGTGCCGTCGCCGTGATCGACGAAACGCTCCTCAGGCGGCATTTTGTTTTCGGCCCCAACCGTCCGCACCAGCCGCACCGAGCTGGGAAACCCCATATTCTCCTTGGCCAGCCAGTATTCATAGTCCGCGCGGAAATCGTAACCCATCGCCGCCTTGGCGCCCCGCGTTTCCGTGGTCCACGTGGTGTAACCGCAACCGGAAGTGAAGACCGGGTCGATGTGCACCTCGCAGCCCTCCATATCCGTATTGCTCCATTCGGGATTGTACAGGTCCTTGGCCTCGTGGGCATTGGGGATGCGCCAGTCGCTGAAGCCCGCAAACCGCTGCTCGTTTTTTTCAGACAGAAATTCCTGACTCTGCCACCAGGAGATCAGGTGCCCTTTTTGCACCCAGGAGTCGTCCTTGAGCCACATCAGGTTTTTGCGGGTGTCGGTGACGGTGCCGTCGCCGTTGTCCACAAACCGAACTTTGGTTTTGGTTTCAGTCATCGCCCTGCTCCCGGGTTAACGTCTCTGGTTGGAACGAACACGCCGATCGTCCCGTTTGGGCGATTCTTTACGAACCAGCCGCACCGCGCCGAAGACGTATTCATCCGCCTGGGTGATTTTGCCCTGCGTGTAGTCGTAACGCGGACGCCGGGTGGAGGTGTCCGAAGTGGTCCACTGCATCTTGAACGACCCTTCCGGAAACACCGGGTCGATGTGGATGGTGTCGCCGCCCTTGGCGACATTCGACAGCGCCGGGTCGTACAACGTGGCCACTTCATCGATCGTGGGCATGCGCCAGTCTTCGAATCCACCGATCTTGCGGATGTTTTTCAGCTCCGCATAGTCGCGGCTTTCATGCCAGTTCAGGTACTTGGACCGATCCTGCCAGGAATCCTTTTTCATCCAGAACAGTCCGGTGACCGTGTCCTGAACAACATGCGGACCCCGTTCCACAAACCGTTTGGGGCCTTTGTCCTCCTCGGCCACTTCCAGCTTGTCGTCGCCTTCCACCTTCTCGACCGCCGACGACTTCAATTCCTCTTCATCCGCTTGCTGCTCTTGTTTTGATTCCTCGTCCGCCATGCTGCCTCCCTGGAGGTCAATCGGTGTACCCGATCTCCACGTTGCCTTTATCCACATCAACGATCACCGGCACGATGTACTGGCCCTCGGAGTATTCCAGCATCTTCTCGAGGCCATGCGGATTGTTGTCCACGTTGACATAGATAAACGGTTTGCACTGCTTTTTAAAATCAGTCCGGGCTTTTTGCGTATACGGACAATCGTCTTTGCCAAAAATCATATAATTGCTCATGATAGCACCCGATACAAACTGGCCAAGGCCGGGAAGGCTCAGCCAGCAAATTTTTTGGTGTCTTTACGCCAAGTGGGCTCCCAGGTCTCCTTGACTTCGTCGCGGACCGCCCGCACGTGACAGTATTCGTTGTCCTTGTGTTCCCATTTTTCGTTGCCGGTGACATAGCTGAAGATCATCGCGTACTGCTGATAATCCGGTTTTTCCTCATACGTCCAGGTATTGTGGCCCCCACCGGGAGTGAACAAGGGGTCGATATGGATTTCCGCACCGTCCTTATCCTGATTGGACACGGTGAAGGCGAACATTCTCTTGGCTTCGTCGAAGCTGCACAGCCGCCAGTCGTCGAACCCGGCGAATTTTTTTTCGTTCAACTCTTCGATGTAGTCGTTGGCTTCGAACCAGTTGATGCCGTATCCAAAGTCGGCGCAGGAATCGCTTTTTTTCCACATCAGGTTGTTGTGGGCGTCGCTGACGGTTTCGTCCCCATTGTCCACAAACTGCGGACCGACGGGAATCTCGTCTTCCTCTTCTTCCTTCTCGACTTCATCCCAGTCGTCGTCGCCGATCCAGTCCACATCGAAATCTTCATCGAGGTCCTGGAGAAAATCTTCGGAAAGGTTTTCGGTGTCTTCGTCTTCTTCGATTTCTTTTTTAATGTCTTCGTCCGACACAGTCTCAATCCTCCCAGCCGGCTCCCGGGAGAGCCCAGTTAAAAACCACTCAATGCCTCAACTGTCACGCACCAGGCGGACAGAGGTTCCCGTGGTCGAAACCTGCTGATCGACACAGACCTCCTTGCAGGAAGGGAAATAGCACTTCCACGCGTACGTGTCGTAGCGCGTGTCGGCAGTCCAGAAACTCCATTCCCCGCCCGCCTGGTAATTGGACACATTCCGTTTTTTCTTCGACGGAAGGTTCATGAACATTTCCCAGTAGGCATCCGCATGTTTGAACAGGTTGCGCAATTCGCTTTTGGAAGGCACGCGCCAGTCGCTGAAGCCCAGATATTTCTGTTCGTTGCAGGCATCCCGATAGGCCATCGCCTCATCGTAGTTCAGCCATTTGCCCAGTTCCTGGCGTGAATCTTTTTTTGCCCAGATCAGATCTTCATCCAGTTGAGATATCGTATTGTCGTTGTTTTCTTGAAACAAATCCTTCCAATCTGACATGATCCAACCGACTTTCAAAAAACACCCCCCGCCGTTCTATGGATCCGGACGCATCCAGCCGGTGAGGAGTTGATAGGCGTTTAATTTCAGAAATTTAAATCAAATATACGTTTAAACTATCACTCTAACGGCCATTTTTCAATACCAATCGCAGCGGCATAAAGCCTAATGAAATAAAGGTTTGATGGCCTCCACCGCGGTCTCACCGCTGATCGGAAACGTACAGGCCTTTACGCGCCGGAATTTTACCCAGTTTCTTTTTGAATTCCGGGTCCATGGTCCCCCGCACCAGCCGCAAACTGGTGTGCAGGATGTCGTCCATGTCGGTCTGCCCGCCGGTGCCGCTGGCAAAAGAAAAAACGTAGGCATTGATGCTACCCATGGTATTGGACGTCCAGGTGTTGAACCCGCAGCCTTCCGTAAACACCGTGTCGATGTAGAGAGGCATCTCATACCGGTCCAGCACGGATTTCTCCTTCTCATGCAAGTACAGGCTGTGGGCTTCGTCCTTGCTGGGCATGCGCCAGTCGCTGTGGCCCGCGAACGCTTCCTCGTTTTTCTTTTTCATATATTTTTTGGCTATGGAATAGGAGATGAAATCCTTCAAATCCAGATAAGAATCGTTTTGCATCCACATCAACTTTGAATGCGTGTCGGTAACGGTGCCGTCACCATGGTCCACGAAACGTTCTTCTTCCATAAGTCATGCTCCTGATTCTTAAGTTTAAAGTAGGGATCGCAACCCGGCCGAAGCTCATCCACTACAAACACAAACAAAAAAAGCCGGAAGGTCGAAACCTTCCGGCTTTTTAAAAACTGTAGTAATGCTTAACGAAACGCTTCGGGTTTGTTGCCGACAACGCCGGAGATGCCCCGTTCCGTTCCTTCCGGCATACCCAGGCCCGGCTCGATGTAGGTCATCGGGCGAACATGGTCCAGATGGAAGTCGGACTGATAGGTCTTACCAGCACCCGCGTCGATTTTCCAGTCATGCCGGTCATAGCGCTGACGCTGACAGTTCACCACGATGGTACCAGGACCCTTGTTGGTGAAGTTGCTGCGCATAGCGATGGCATTGGTCTGGTAACCGCCCGGAGCGATTTCCCGGGACCACACTTTGTCCCAGGAATAGGCGTAGGGCCCAATGTCGAATTCCAAGGTGGTTTCATCCGTTTCGCTGGCATTGTAAACAATCCAGGAAGCGTTTTCACAAACCGAGCTTTCCCCGGGCTTCAGGGTGGTCTCATTGGCGCTAGCCATGGTGGAGACGGCAACGAAAGCCAGGACCGTAGCCGCGATGGCAACCATTTTTCTTACCATGTTGCTCCCCCTTTCAAAAAGGTGATGTGGGTAAAACTATTAAACTAACAAAGCCTTCTAGACTTGGAAAATTCAGTTCACATCCGCCCTTGCGGGCTTGTCCCTCTTGCTCTTGAGGGAGATTCCCTTGTAAAGCCTTGCCTTGCGCTGACAAAGGCTACTTCAGGATGTCGCAAAAATATCAGAACCCTCTAATGAAGTCAAGCTTTTATCTTCTCCCCTATCAGAACCCGGAAAAACTCTTTATTCATAACCATTTAAGCGCTCATCCGATTTACCCGGCCCGGCTCATTTCAGACCCGGAACCGCAGGGAAGTCAGGTTCACCAGATGGACGGAATTCATCAACGCCCGCTCGCCTTCTTCACTGATATCATTGACCACCAGTTGCAGGCTGCGCAGGTTGACCAGCGTGGTCGAGTTGGCCAGCGCCCGCGCGCCGTCATCGCCGATGTGATTCGACCGGAGGTTGATGCTGCGGAGGTTGGAGAAGATGGGCGATTCGGCGATCGCCTTCGCACCCTCATCGCCGATGTCATTCTGCGACAGGTCCATCGATCTCACCTTCGACAACTCTTCACACCGGGCCAGCTCTTTGGCGCCGACTTCCCGGATGAACTTGGCGCGCAAATTCAGAATCTGCCCATCCGTGCTCAATCCGTCTTTGATCAATCGTTGTATATCTGCCATAAGTCCCAACTTCGCTCCGCGCATGACGCGCTCATTTTTCAGAACCGCTTCAACCCTGTCCCGGGATGTCCTTCGCCTCGAAACCGTACTCGTCGTATGCCTTCCACCCCTCCGCCAGCATTTTCTTGCCGTAAGTGATCATCATCTTGGCCTGCGCGTGGTTGGGGTCGATCTCCATCGATTTCTTGAGCAGCTTGATCGCGTGCTGCACGTCCTCAACCTCCCCGCCGTAATGCACGATCTGCCGGCTCTTGTCGATCAAGTCCGACGCCCATTTGTAATACAGATTGGCCAACTGGCCCGGGGCCTCTTTCGAAATGTAATCGACCAGCTCCTCATCGGCTTTCAGCTGCGGCAAAAACTCCAGCGCCTTTTCGAAATTCTCGATCGGCTCGCGGTAATCGTCATCGTTGACCGCCGTGATGGAATCGCCCGGCTTGTGAGCAGAGTGCAGGCCGACCGAACTCTTGACGACCACGGACTGGATGCCGGACAGCAGCATTTGAAACTGCATGTTGGCCAGGCCGAAATGGATGATGGAATGGAAGTCGAGAGTCTTGTCCAGCTGCAGCGCCAGTTCGTACTCGGTGCGCGCTTCCTTGTGGTCGCCCACCTCTTCCAGCGCTTCGGCCAGGTTGTAATGGTGGATGCAGTTGTCCGGGTCTTCCTCGATCTGGTTACGGAACTCGCGAATCTGGGCTTCCAGATCGAACTCCGCTTCCTCCCCGCCTTCCTTCTGGGCCCGCTCGTAGGGATCGTCTTCCATCACCCGGAAGTTGCTGCTGACGCCATCCCCTTCCGCTGCCTCGTCTCCTTCCGGAGCATCGGGCTCGAACTCTGCGTCCTCGCCTTCGAGGAATTCCGGATTCTTGTCTTCTTCAGAACTCATGACGGGCTTTTCCCAATGGTATGCAATCGGTGTTTCATTGTAGCAGACCCCGGTGCCTTCGGGCCGTTTTCCGCCGAAAAAATTCCTGCACGATCACTTCAAGCTGACTTTTTCGCTGTCCGCAAGGTCCCGGACGGCACGAATGACGGTGAGCGATTTCTGGATGCCCCCCTTCATGCTCGGATAGGCTTTGCCGCGGATGTAATTGAAGCCCCACGCCATCTCCCCGCTCAGTTCCTCGATGGACCAGTAGCAGCAACTGCTGTTGCCGAAAATCGGATCGATGTGCACCTCGTTTTTCGTCCAGTAATAGTTCCAGGGCACCGATTTGTTTTCATCGTAAAGGCTTTGCAGTTCTTCACGCGTGGGCAGGCGCCAGGTGGACGCGCCCCCGAATTCGGTTTCGTTGAATTTTTTGATGTAATTTTGGGCGTCGTTCCAGTTCAGCCACTTTTTCTGCGACTGATAGGAGTCCCTCTGTTCCCAGACGAGGTGGTGCTGGAGGTCGGTGACGGTGCCGTTTTTGTTGTCGCGGAAGCGCGGGTCGTCGGACTTGAAATCCGCTTGCTGCGGCTCGGTGAGAGTGAGGATCTGGCCGCCAAACTCCGCATCGGGGCCCGGTTGCGTCGCATCTTCCGCCCGCACCCCGGCGCTGAAAAGCAGCAAACACAGGACGGCCGGCAAGGCGACGGCAAAGCGGCTCCGCGTTCTGGACCTCTCATTCATCCTTGGGCTCCCAATCCGGCTCCCACGAAAGCCAGATGCCACTGGGGTTCTGGAACTGTTTTTCTTCCTTGCCGATGGTGCCCCACTTGCTGACGAAATTCATGTCCGGATCGAATTTCTGAATGCGGTTGTTGAGTGTGTCCACCACAAAGACAAATCCGTACGGGTCTTCGGCGATCGCCATCGGGCAGTTGAACTGGCCGTCGCGCTTGCCGTACTCACCGAAGGAGGCGATGAACAGGCCGTCGCGATCAAACTGTTGCAGGCGGTTCTGACTCTTTTCGGCGACCAGCAGGGTGCCATCGGTGCGCACCGTCAGGTCGGACGGAAAGTTGAAGCGGCCCTCTTCAAATCCATACTCACCGAACTTCGACAGGAACTGGCCGTCTTCATTAAAAATCTGGATGCGCTGGTTGTCGCGGTCGGCGACATAGATATTGCCCGCGGCATCGGTGGCGACCCCGGAGGGGAACTTCATGAATCCGTCAAAATTGCCCGCAAAGCCGAAACCGAGAATGAACTCGCCGTCTTCATCGTAGCGTTTCAGGCAGTGGTTGTGGGTGTCGGCCACGATCACCGTGCCCATCGGTTCCACAGCAATGGCTTCCGGCCAGTAAAATTTGTCCTGTCCGTAGCCCTCGGTGCCGAGTTCCAGGATGAAGTCGCCGTCGCCCTCGAATTTCTGAATGCGGTGGCAACCCGTGTCCGCCACCCAGATATTGCCTTCCTTGTCCACAGCCACCCCGAACGGTCCCTTGAACTCCGACGGACGGTACGGCGGCCGCGTGCCGGCGGGCCGGCCAAACTCGAACAGAAACCGGCCATTGCCGTCGAATTTCTGGATGCGATCGTTGCCGGCGTCGGCCACCCAGACATAAAGCTTGGAATGATCGACATCGGCCCATTTCGGTTGTTCTTCCGGAACCGGCTCCGGCTCCCGGACTTCCACTGCGGTGGATTCACCGACGGTTTCTTCCGCTTCGATATCTTCTAGCGCTTCG of Nitrospina watsonii contains these proteins:
- a CDS encoding Lcl C-terminal domain-containing protein encodes the protein MNERSRTRSRFAVALPAVLCLLLFSAGVRAEDATQPGPDAEFGGQILTLTEPQQADFKSDDPRFRDNKNGTVTDLQHHLVWEQRDSYQSQKKWLNWNDAQNYIKKFNETEFGGASTWRLPTREELQSLYDENKSVPWNYYWTKNEVHIDPIFGNSSCCYWSIEELSGEMAWGFNYIRGKAYPSMKGGIQKSLTVIRAVRDLADSEKVSLK
- a CDS encoding Lcl domain-containing protein; the encoded protein is MSDWKDLFQENNDNTISQLDEDLIWAKKDSRQELGKWLNYDEAMAYRDACNEQKYLGFSDWRVPSKSELRNLFKHADAYWEMFMNLPSKKKRNVSNYQAGGEWSFWTADTRYDTYAWKCYFPSCKEVCVDQQVSTTGTSVRLVRDS
- a CDS encoding Lcl C-terminal domain-containing protein — its product is MADEESKQEQQADEEELKSSAVEKVEGDDKLEVAEEDKGPKRFVERGPHVVQDTVTGLFWMKKDSWQDRSKYLNWHESRDYAELKNIRKIGGFEDWRMPTIDEVATLYDPALSNVAKGGDTIHIDPVFPEGSFKMQWTTSDTSTRRPRYDYTQGKITQADEYVFGAVRLVRKESPKRDDRRVRSNQRR
- the serA gene encoding phosphoglycerate dehydrogenase, with protein sequence MKILVSDNLSSLGVDILKKEDGFEVDVNTGLSKEELIKIIPQYEGLVVRSATKVTADVIEAANNLRVIGRAGVGVDNIDLEAAGKKGIIVMNAPDGNMITTAEHAMALMMSMSRNIPQAATTLKQEKKWAPKNFMGVELYGKTLGIVGMGRIGSVVAERAKGFAMKVIAYDPFVNKEHAEKLGVELVELKELLKRSDFMSLHTPKIDGKHLLGKEEFDLVKPGIRIVNCARGGLIDEDALIQAIKDGKVAQAALDVYSKEPLPQDSPLLEVNEIICTPHLGASTEEAQDKVAIAICDQIIDYLKYGSIRNAVNVPSIDEETLKKIKPFLELGEDLGQIVAQLVSGAITQIKIQYNGEVAGLDVAPISISVLKGMLAKAIDGVNMVNAPFIAKERNIEVQEMKTNEIKDYTSTIQVQATTKEGTREITGSIFGKGDPRLVKIDEYYFEAVISKHMLILSNKDVPGVIGNLGNVLGKHNLNIAGFHLGRINEHGNAVSVINIDSPPTSEALRELRETSSVLEVHSVVI
- a CDS encoding Lcl C-terminal domain-containing protein; the protein is MEEERFVDHGDGTVTDTHSKLMWMQNDSYLDLKDFISYSIAKKYMKKKNEEAFAGHSDWRMPSKDEAHSLYLHEKEKSVLDRYEMPLYIDTVFTEGCGFNTWTSNTMGSINAYVFSFASGTGGQTDMDDILHTSLRLVRGTMDPEFKKKLGKIPARKGLYVSDQR
- a CDS encoding Lcl C-terminal domain-containing protein; this encodes MSDEDIKKEIEEDEDTENLSEDFLQDLDEDFDVDWIGDDDWDEVEKEEEEDEIPVGPQFVDNGDETVSDAHNNLMWKKSDSCADFGYGINWFEANDYIEELNEKKFAGFDDWRLCSFDEAKRMFAFTVSNQDKDGAEIHIDPLFTPGGGHNTWTYEEKPDYQQYAMIFSYVTGNEKWEHKDNEYCHVRAVRDEVKETWEPTWRKDTKKFAG
- a CDS encoding YecA family protein, giving the protein MEDFRNLYVLEDYYCTNPFCDCDHVTISLNDKENEENRFSFIVHFNKGTALLPNHPALTEKQKKILEEFKGELTDEMILHFKQRYMEAKAYGEKKPLSYLVFEPGQFVNYMEVSPRTSKLLDFSYKDQKHFAEDAYELDPRNDNKSIRLTFFKFEQDDEKVPPLFTYTYYFNETRREEEDAKLDAKQADMLLQFHQFIPNLHEILKDRYKETKQIGEELMKNAPDLKIQAHKPLRNDLCPCGSGKKYKKCCALKLN
- a CDS encoding tetratricopeptide repeat protein; this translates as MSSEEDKNPEFLEGEDAEFEPDAPEGDEAAEGDGVSSNFRVMEDDPYERAQKEGGEEAEFDLEAQIREFRNQIEEDPDNCIHHYNLAEALEEVGDHKEARTEYELALQLDKTLDFHSIIHFGLANMQFQMLLSGIQSVVVKSSVGLHSAHKPGDSITAVNDDDYREPIENFEKALEFLPQLKADEELVDYISKEAPGQLANLYYKWASDLIDKSRQIVHYGGEVEDVQHAIKLLKKSMEIDPNHAQAKMMITYGKKMLAEGWKAYDEYGFEAKDIPGQG
- the uxx1 gene encoding UXX-star selenoprotein family 1 is translated as MSNYMIFGKDDCPYTQKARTDFKKQCKPFIYVNVDNNPHGLEKMLEYSEGQYIVPVIVDVDKGNVEIGYTD
- a CDS encoding Lcl C-terminal domain-containing protein, producing the protein MTETKTKVRFVDNGDGTVTDTRKNLMWLKDDSWVQKGHLISWWQSQEFLSEKNEQRFAGFSDWRIPNAHEAKDLYNPEWSNTDMEGCEVHIDPVFTSGCGYTTWTTETRGAKAAMGYDFRADYEYWLAKENMGFPSSVRLVRTVGAENKMPPEERFVDHGDGTISDLEMGLMWKKDDSYLEMDKWVSWDEAKTWVSVLNQDEFAKRTDWRLPTRKEAQSIHDPANPVTDTYGDVIYIPSIFSPGAGQTSWTKTLHKTDPSVAIRFNYFSGDYKFHKKGLRSHGARAVRDLK
- a CDS encoding Lcl C-terminal domain-containing protein, with amino-acid sequence MSEATAVPTENPQGQRFIDNDENTIIDMKRRLIWLKQDSWQLTGNWLNWVQSRDYALELNKKSFAGYKDWRMPSTEEARSLFDKTQENQDHMGQKACLMNLFPKGFGFLCWTKETRTKTQAVRFNFRKGGIMYDDVYRTSRGATRYCRDIPKSGV
- a CDS encoding peptidylprolyl isomerase produces the protein MNAYIASKGDIDMSAKEKKVKKVQARHILVATKEEAEDLKKRIDEGEEFVKLAEEHSQCPSKKRGGDLGWFGKGAMVRPFEVAAFSAEEGDIVGPVKTEFGWHLIYVYEIKDDVNPDDGPPTGDEDADEKTLRLVAENYAHEFMMLGYSSKKVFSLFTSPHFKSANAVYNIMGDEEILKVIAGVYGQKYEPPAKKEESAPPKDEPPAEKE
- a CDS encoding Lcl C-terminal domain-containing protein, whose amino-acid sequence is MGKRFKDNGDGTVIDAEYNLMWKQTDAFQDESQFHDWFQAEQYLRKLNDKKFAGYNDWRMPTHQEAESLFDEDVSIRDRDRFDIFIDPVFSPGGGHSSWTSTLKPHNGAVIFYYRYGHANVNNRDDPCKDSLRAVRDITDNDKK